A region from the Malus domestica chromosome 07, GDT2T_hap1 genome encodes:
- the LOC103438600 gene encoding protein unc-13 homolog, translating to MDEENAVELLQRFRRDRRLLLDFILAGSLIKKVIMPPGAVTLDDVDLDQVSVDYVLNCAKKGGMLELSEAIRDYHDHTGLPQMNNTGSAGEFFLATNPDFSGSPPKRAPPPVPEFVPPPVIVPPPGVISSVPDLDSSPDALSVSKSESFNSTQVQELTVDDIEDFEDDDIDEADSLLISRRTRNDAADLALGLPSFKTAITEDGLRETAYEVLLACAGASGGLIVPSKEKKKDKRSKLMRKLGRSRNENALSQSQRAPGLVGLLETMRVQMEISEAMDIRTRQGLLNALAGKVGKRMDTILVPLELLCCISRTEFSDKKAYIRWQNRQLNILEEGLLNFPAVGFGESGRKASEFRILLAKIEESESLPPSTGELQRTECLRTLREIATPLAERPARGDLTGEVCHWADGYHLNVRLYEKLLLSVFDMLDEGKLTEEVEEILELLKSTWRVLGITETIHYTCYAWVLFRQHVITSEQGILQHAIEQLKKIPLKEQRGPQERSHLKSLHCRVESDQGYQDLSFLQSFLLPIQKWADKQLGDYHLHFAEVPGLMENIVAVAMIARRLLLEEPEAAMLQSTSNTDRDQIELYISSSIKNAFTRILHSVEKSDLKHEHPLALLAEETKKLLKKDATMFMPILSQRHPQATAVSASLLHRIYGNKLKPFLGAAEHLTEDVVSVFPAADNLEQYIMELITSACGEETANVYCRKIAPYEIESISGTLVMRWVNSQLGRILGWVERSIQQERWDPISPQQRHGSSIVEVFRIVEETVDQFFDLKVPMRPTELSGLFRGVDNAFQVFANRVIDKLATKEDLIPPVPILTRYRKEVGIKAFVKKELFDPRLPDERRSTEINFRTTPTLCVQLNTLHYAISQLNKLEDSIWERWTKKQPRQKLIKKSMDEKSKSFTQKDTFDGSRKDVNAAIDRICQFTGTKIIFWDLREPIIDNLYKPSVSLSRFEAVYEPLDTELSQLCAIIVEPLRDRIVTSLLQATLDGLLRVLLDGGPSRIFSVGDAKLLEEDLEVLKEFFISGGDGLPRGVVENQVARVRDVVKLYSYETRELIDDLKSSGGLEMQGSRSKLGADSKTLLRVLCHRGDSEASQFLKKQYKIPKSSA from the exons ATGGACGA GGAAAATGCGGTGGAGCTTTTACAGCGGTTTCGCCGCGACAGGCGCCTACTTCTTGATTTTATACTTGCGGGTAGCTTGATTAAGAAGGTTATAATGCCTCCCGGTGCGGTTACGCTGGATGATGTGGATCTAGACCAAGTCAGTGTTGATTATGTGCTCAATTGTGCTAAGAAAG GTGGAATGCTTGAACTTTCGGAAGCTATTAGAGACTACCATGACCATACTGGGTTGCCCCAAATG AACAATACAGGTTCTGCTGGCGAATTCTTTTTGGCTACGAATCCTGACTTTTCTGGTTCTCCTCCAAAAAGGGCACCGCCTCCTGTTCCTGAGTTTGTGCCGCCTCCTGTTATCGTGCCGCCTCCTGGTGTCATATCATCTGTTCCTGACCTTGACTCATCTCCAGATGCATTAAGCGTGTCAAAATCAGAATCTTTTAACTCTACACAAGTTCAGGAACTTACGGTAGATGATATTGAAGATTTTGAGGATGATGATATTGATGAGGCTGACAGTCTCCTCATTTCACGAAGGACACGAAATGATGCTGCTGATCTTGCTCTTGGATTGCCTTCTTTTAAGACAG ctATCACAGAAGATGGTCTCCGTGAAACTGCATATGAAGTCCTTTTAGCATGTGCTGGTGCTTCAGG GGGTCTCATTGTGCcttcaaaagagaaaaagaaagacaaaaggTCCAAGCTGATGAGGAAACTTGGACGAAGTAGAAATGAAAATGCTTTGAGCCAGTCTCAACGAGCCCCTGGACTGGTTGGGTTATTGGAGACCATGCGTGTCCAAATGGAG ATATCTGAGGCAATGGACATCAGGACTAGGCAAGGGCTGCTTAATGCCCTAGCAGGAAAAGTGGGAAAAAGAATGGATACCATACTAGTTCCTCTGGAACTTTTATGTTGTATTTCACGAACGGAATTTTCTGACAAGAAGGCGTATATACGGTGGCAGAATAGGCAG tTGAATATTTTGGAGGAGGGGCTTCTTAACTTCCCTGCTGTTGGATTTGGGGAGTCTGGACGCAAGGCGAGTGAGTTTAGGATTCTTTTAGCAAAGATTGAAGAATCTGAG TCTCTTCCACCATCCACGGGTGAACTCCAAAGAACAGAATGCTTGAGAACTCTTCGAGAGATTGCCACTCCACTTGCTGAGAGGCCTGCTCGTGGTGACTTAACTGGTGAAGTATGCCACTGGGCTGATGGTTATCACTTGAACGTTAGACTGTATGAGAAACTGCTTCTCAGTGTCTTTGATATGTTGGATGAGGGAAAGCTGACTGAG gaAGTGGAAGAAATACTCGAGCTCTTGAAGTCAACATGGCGTGTTTTAGGAATAACGGAGACCATTCATTACACCTGCTATGCATGGGTCTTGTTCCGTCAG CATGTTATTACTAGTGAGCAAGGAATTTTACAACATGCCATTGAACAGTTAAAGAAAATACCATTGAAGGAACAACGGGGACCACAGGAGAGGTCACACTTGAAGAGTTTGCATTGTAGAGTTGAAAGCGATCAGGGGTACCAAGATTTATCTTTCTTACAGTCATTCTTGTTGCCAATTCAGAAGTGGGCTGATAAGCAATTAGGAGACTACCATCTGCACTTTGCCGAG GTGCCAGGTCTGATGGAGAATATAGTAGCAGTTGCGATGATTGCTCGGAGACTTCTGCTGGAGGAACCTGAAGCA GCAATGCTGCAATCTACCTCCAACACAGATCGAGATCAGATAGAATTATATATATCATCTTCTATTAAGAACGCATTTACAAGG ATCTTACATTCTGTTGAAAAATCAGACTTAAAGCATGAACATCCTTTGGCATTGCTTGCGGAAGAGACGAAGAAACTTTTGAAAAAAGATGCAACCATGTTCATGCCAATTTTATCCCAGAGGCATCCACAAGCAACTGCTGTCTCAGCCTCACTCCTTCATAGGATTTATGGCAACAAGTTG AAACCTTTTCTTGGTGCTGCTGAACATCTGACGGAAGATGTAGTATCTGTATTTCCGGCAGCTGACAACCTTGAACAATACATTATGGAACTTATTACGTCCGCTTGTGGAGAGGAAACTGCAAATGTATACTGTAGGAAAATAGCTCCATACGAG ATTGAATCTATATCTGGAACATTGGTGATGCGTTGGGTCAATTCGCAACTTGGGAGGATCTTAGGTTGGGTTGAACGGTCTATTCAGCAAGAG AGGTGGGACCCAATATCGCCTCAACAGCGGCATGGGAGTTCAATCGTTGAAGTATTTAGGATTGTCGAGGAG ACTGTTGACCAATTTTTTGATCTCAAGGTTCCAATGAGGCCTACAGAATTGAGTGGTTTGTTTCGCGGGGTTGACAATGCATTTCAAGTGTTTGCTAATCGTGTCATTGACAAGTTGG CTACCAAGGAGGATTTAATTCCACCAGTGCCCATTCTTACAAGATACAGGAAGGAAGTTGGAATAAAGGCTTTTGTAAAGAAGGAACTATTTGATCCTAGGCTGCCTGATGAGAGAAGGTCTACTGAAATTAATTTTAGAACGACTCCAACCCTTTGTGTTCAGTTAAACACACTTCAT TATGCAATCAGCCAGCTGAATAAGTTGGAAGATAGCATTTGGGAGCGATGGACGAAGAAGCAGCCCCGCCAAAAACTTATCA AGAAATCCATGGACGAGAAgtcaaaaagtttcacccaaaaggACACGTTTGATGGCAGTAGAAAAGATGTCAATGCTGCTATAGATCGAATTTGCCAGTTCACTG GAACTAAGATTATCTTCTGGGATTTGAGGGAACCAATTATTGACAATTTATATAAACCAAGTGTTTCTCTTTCGAGGTTTGAAGCAGTGTACGAACCACTTGATACG GAACTTAGTCAACTGTGTGCTATAATTGTGGAACCACTCAGGGATCGCATTGTGACAAGTCTCCTTCAGGCAACACTG GATGGTTTACTCCGTGTTCTATTAGATGGTGGCCCTTCACGAATTTTCTCTGTGGGAGATGCAAAGCTATTAGAAGAAGATTTGGAGGTCCTCAAG GAGTTTTTCATCTCTGGAGGAGATGGGCTTCCGCGAGGAGTTGTTGAGAATCAGGTAGCACGTGTTCGGGATGTAGTAAAGTTATACAGCTACGAG ACTCGAGAACTGATCGACGACTTGAAGTCTTCTGGTGGCCTGGAAATGCAGGGTAGTAGAAGCAAACTAGGGGCGGATTCTAAGACCCTATTGAGAGTATTATGTCACAGAGGTGATTCAGAGGCCTCTCAATTCCTCAAGAAACAGTACAAGATACCCAAGTCCTCGGCGTAG
- the LOC103438599 gene encoding peptidyl-prolyl cis-trans isomerase CYP22-like, giving the protein MASGGGNAGGGVEWHLRPPNPKNPIVFFDITIGTIPAGRIKMELFADIAPKTAENFRQFCTGEYRKAGLPVGYKGCQFHRVIKDFMIQAGDFLKGDGSGCVSIYGLKFDDETFDAKHTGPGLLSMANSGPNTNGSQFFITCAKCDWLDNKHVVFGRVLGDGLLVVRKIENVATGPNNRPKLACVIAECGEM; this is encoded by the exons ATGGCGTCCGGTGGAGGGAACGCAGGGGGAGGAGTGGAGTGGCATCTGCGGCCTCCAAACCCTAAAAACCCAATCGTCTTCTTCGACATCACCATCGGTACCATACCCGCCGGTCGCATCAAGATGGAGCTCTTCGCCGATATTGCCCCTAAAACCGCTGAGAATTTCAG GCAATTCTGCACCGGCGAGTACAG AAAAGCTGGATTGCCAGTTGGTTACAAGGGGTGCCAGTTCCACAGGGTGATTAAGGATTTCATGATTCAAGCTGGTGACTTTCTCAAG GGTGATGGTAGTGGATGTGTTTCCATCTATGGACTTAAGTTTGATGACGAGACTTTTGATGCCAAACACACTGGTCCTGGCCTCTTGTCAATG GCAAATAGTGGACCAAATACAAATGGGAGCCAG TTCTTTATCACTTGCGCGAAATGTGACTGGCTTGACAATAAACATGTTGTGTTCGGG AGAGTGCTTGGAGATGGTCTTTTGGTTGTTAGGAAGATTGAGAATGTGGCTACAGGACCCAACAATCGCCCTAAACTAGCTTGTGTTATTGCTGAATGCGGAGAGATGTAA